GGCTCGGCTTTCTGATTCACAACCGCAACCCAGCAAGGGTGTTCATGGGAGATACGGGCTCCCTGGCAATGGGTGCCTCACTCAGTGCCGTGGCCTTGCTGTCCAACAGCCTCTGGCCCCTATTGGTGATGGGTGGCGTGTTCCTCGCTGAATCACTGTCGGTGATCATCCAGGTGTGGGTGTTCAAAGCGACCAAAGGGCCGGATGGTGTAGGTCGCAGGGTGTTCCGTATGGCCCCACTCCATCACCATTTCGAACTGGGTGGAATATCCGAGCAGATTGTGGTGCCGATGTTCTGGCTTGCGACAGCAGCTCTGGTCATTCTTGGTATCGTTCTCCGCCCTACCTGAGCCGGCCAACCATGAGTTATTTCACCTGGAAGGAAGCAGGTCTGACCTCCGACTGCTCCAGCCTTGAGGCGATGGCCTCGCGTTTCGAAGAGGCCGCCAGCCTGATGCGGCGCATGGCCGACAGGGGATTTGTGCTGGAACAACGCAATGGCGCACAACACATCACCCACACAGATGCCGACATCTTCCAATCGTGGGGATTTGTGAACGAAGAACCGGCGGAGCGCCAACTGACCCTAATGCACGAACTTGAATCCTGAACTGGTTGCACTCAGACCCTCGTGCGCAAGGCTCCAACCAACCAGACGATGACAAAGGCCAAAAGCGACGCACCCAGATAAATCAAAGCCCATTTCTGGACTGTGGCGATCTCCCAGCCAAAGATCAGCCCATCAGCGGCATCTCCAGCCGTCGTGAAGGCGACGGGAGTGAAGCTCAGTGATGGGAGCATCAGGCGTGGAGCGAGGATCAATCCATGCTGCCCTGAAAAAGGCCATGACGACGTTTCCCGCCACCGTGATGCTGTTAGGCAGTGGTGAACTGGGCAAAGAGGTGGCCATTGCCGCCCAGCGCCTGGGCTGCAGGGTGATCGCCTGCGATCGCTATGCCGGGGCACCGGCCATGCAGGTGGCAGATCTGGCGGAGGTGCTGCCGATGAACGAACCTGAGGCACTGCTGGAGGTGGTGCGGCGCCACAGACCCAGCGTGGTGATTCCAGAGATTGAGGCTCTGGCCGTGAATGCCCTGGCCGAACTGGAGGCGGAAGGCATCACCGTGATTCCCACGGCCCGCGCCACTGCCGTGACCATGAACCGTGATCGCATCCGCGACCTGGCAGCAGAAGAGCTCAAGCTGCGCACCGCTCGCTTCGCCTATGCGGCTAGTGCCGAAGACCTGCATCAAGCTGCAGCACCATTGGGCTGGCCGGTGGTTGTCAAACCGGTGATGAGTTCCTCCGGGAAGGGGCAGAGCGTGGTGAGAAGCGCCGAGGATCTTGATCAAGCCTGGGAGGTGGCAATCGCCAACGCACGTGGCACCTCCAACCAGGTGATTGTGGAAGAGTTTCTGCGCTTTGATCAGGAGATCACACTGCTCACCATCCGCCAAAACGACGGTTCAACACTGTTCTGTCCACCGATCGGACATGAACAGGCCAACGGTGACTATCAATGCAGCTGGCAGCCTGCCCAACTGAGCGAAGAGCAGTTGCAGCGTGCCCAGACCATGGCGCGCACGGTGACAGACAACCTGGGAGGAACAGGTTTGTTCGGGGTGGAGTTCTTTCTCTGCGGCGACGAGGTGATTTTTTCAGAGCTGTCTCCTCGTCCCCATGACACGGGTCTGGTCACTCTGATCAGCCAGAACCTCAGTGAGTTCGAACTGCATCTGAGAGCTGTACTTGGTTTGCCCATCCCAACGATCCGCTGTGCCGCGGCCGCAGCCAGCAGAGTGATCCTCGCGGACCGCCATGGCAGCCAGGTGAGCTACAGCGGCCTGGAGTCAGCCCTGAGCGAACCCGACACCAGAGTGTTGTTGTTCGGAAAAGAGGAGGCCCGACCGGGTCGGCGCATGGGTGTGGCCCTGGCTTGCGGCGACCAAAGGGCTGATGCTCAGGCTAAAGCCGATCGCAGCGCTGGTGCTGTGACGCTTCAGATCAAGGACTAATCCAGCCGGGACCGTGCGCTGAGGAAGCGGTAGTGCTGGAGACCCTCCAGTACGCCCATCAGGCGGGAGCGATTGGCGAAATAAACACGCTGCTGATGGCGACAACCATCCAGGCAGGGGTCATGGTCAGCGGTGACCACCGCCGCCGGCAGTCCTCGGAGCAGCTCCACATCGCCCTGCTGACTGGCCACCACCAGAATGTGTTCCAGAGGCAAACCCCAACGCAGCGAGAGAAAGCGAATCGCCTCACTGCGTGATGCCCGCATGGGCAGCACATCCAGGAACCAGTGGCAGAGCAGTTGAGGCCTTGCAGGCAGACCGCTCTGACGCAAACGCTGGCGGATCAATGGCAACACGGAAGGGCCCGGTTGCTGCAGCAGATAGCTGACCTTGAACTGACCCTGATGCTCTCGTTTCTGCAGTTTGATGTGATCCCCAAGATCGGAGAGGGTCCGCTCCACAGACTCGCGTTGCCAGTCAACACCGATCTGAGCCTGCCAGAAGCGATCCGCCTGCTCCTCCTGGCCGTAGTGAATCTGAGTGCCCGCCTGGGTGATCCAGACCTGCGGGTCAGGCAGATGAAGCTCCGCAAAACGCTGCCGGGCCGCAGCGAGAGGCCGTCCGGTCACGATGCCGAAACCTGTCTGGGCAGCCTGGGCAGAGGGTGCCACCAGCTGTTGACGCAGATTCTGCAGATCATTGAGATCCGGCTGTTCAAGACTGCTGTCGAGATCCAGAAGCAGCAGACGGGAACCGAAAGGACTCAGACCCGCTGGTGTCGCCAGCAGCTGCGAGGAAACAGTCACCGTGTTCGAGCGCTTCAGACGCTCTTGCATCAGCGCCAGGTAACTACAGACATGTACATCCCAGCTGTAGTGACGACTGACAGCCTCCACGCCGTTGTCACTCCACCTCCGCCAACGATCGCGATCAGCACCGGCGCGCTCCAAACCATCCTGGAGTGATTCCCTGTCGGTCACGTCAACCACAAGCCCGTTATCGCAACGGCTGAGAATCTCTCGAGGACCACCGTCATCGGTGGCCACCATCGGCAGACCTGATGCCGCAGCCTCCAGCAGCGTGAGACCGAAAGGCTCCGTCAGTGCTGGATTAACGAACAAGCCGCGTTGGGCCGCTGCCCAGCGATAAATGGCCGGAACCTGATCACGGCGATGGTGCTTGGGGTAGGCAACGAAGCCGTAGAGGTCATAACGGTCGACCAGATCAAAGATCTGTTGAAACACCTCCCGCTGCTGACGGTCCATCTGGCGGGAATCATCACGATTGCCCAGCACGAGCACCAGGTTGTGGCGCTGCCGAAGGACCGCAGATCGACCAAAGGCTTCAACCAGCGCAGGAATGTTTTTGCGCCGGTCCGCACGGCAGATGGCCAGCAGAGGTGGACGCTCAGGCTCTCTTAAAAACGAACTCAGCAGCTCTGAGACCTCGGAGAATTCATCCGGGTTGCCGTGAGGGTGAAAACGTCTGCTGTCGACACCCGGTGGCACAACCTCAGCATGCTCAGGCTTGAAGCATCCATAACGGGCGTATTGCTCATCACGCTCCTGTCGCGTGCTGGTGATCACCAGATCGGCATGGGCGAGAGCCAGCTCTTCGGCATCGATGCGCCGACTGATCGAATAATTCTGCTCGATCTGTTCATGCTCTCCACCCGCCGCAAGCAGACGACGCAATTTCTCACGTCCCAGGGAATGGCCCGTGTAGGCAAGAGGAATTCCCAGACGACGACTGACCAGGGCCCCCACATAGCCGGCATCGGCGTAATGGGCATGAATCCAGTCGGGGCGATTGTCACTTTCCCGAAGATGACGAACCAGCTGATCGGCCAGCTCATCCAGATACGGCCAAAGCTGTTCCTTACGCAAGTAACGCCGAGGTCCAAAACTGAACCGACGGATCGATGCACCAGGTGCAATCGGCTCTTGAGATCTGGAATAGTCGAGAGACACGCGCCGATCCTGGATCAGACGTGTGACGACCTCGACATGATCCACCTCGGCTCTGTTGGCCAGGCTGCGGGCCAGTTCCAACACATAGAGGG
Above is a window of Synechococcus sp. BIOS-E4-1 DNA encoding:
- a CDS encoding cytochrome B6, yielding MLPSLSFTPVAFTTAGDAADGLIFGWEIATVQKWALIYLGASLLAFVIVWLVGALRTRV
- a CDS encoding HAD family hydrolase; translation: MGLKLLHLHLHGLFRSQDLELGRDADTGGQTLYVLELARSLANRAEVDHVEVVTRLIQDRRVSLDYSRSQEPIAPGASIRRFSFGPRRYLRKEQLWPYLDELADQLVRHLRESDNRPDWIHAHYADAGYVGALVSRRLGIPLAYTGHSLGREKLRRLLAAGGEHEQIEQNYSISRRIDAEELALAHADLVITSTRQERDEQYARYGCFKPEHAEVVPPGVDSRRFHPHGNPDEFSEVSELLSSFLREPERPPLLAICRADRRKNIPALVEAFGRSAVLRQRHNLVLVLGNRDDSRQMDRQQREVFQQIFDLVDRYDLYGFVAYPKHHRRDQVPAIYRWAAAQRGLFVNPALTEPFGLTLLEAAASGLPMVATDDGGPREILSRCDNGLVVDVTDRESLQDGLERAGADRDRWRRWSDNGVEAVSRHYSWDVHVCSYLALMQERLKRSNTVTVSSQLLATPAGLSPFGSRLLLLDLDSSLEQPDLNDLQNLRQQLVAPSAQAAQTGFGIVTGRPLAAARQRFAELHLPDPQVWITQAGTQIHYGQEEQADRFWQAQIGVDWQRESVERTLSDLGDHIKLQKREHQGQFKVSYLLQQPGPSVLPLIRQRLRQSGLPARPQLLCHWFLDVLPMRASRSEAIRFLSLRWGLPLEHILVVASQQGDVELLRGLPAAVVTADHDPCLDGCRHQQRVYFANRSRLMGVLEGLQHYRFLSARSRLD
- the purT gene encoding formate-dependent phosphoribosylglycinamide formyltransferase; amino-acid sequence: MTTFPATVMLLGSGELGKEVAIAAQRLGCRVIACDRYAGAPAMQVADLAEVLPMNEPEALLEVVRRHRPSVVIPEIEALAVNALAELEAEGITVIPTARATAVTMNRDRIRDLAAEELKLRTARFAYAASAEDLHQAAAPLGWPVVVKPVMSSSGKGQSVVRSAEDLDQAWEVAIANARGTSNQVIVEEFLRFDQEITLLTIRQNDGSTLFCPPIGHEQANGDYQCSWQPAQLSEEQLQRAQTMARTVTDNLGGTGLFGVEFFLCGDEVIFSELSPRPHDTGLVTLISQNLSEFELHLRAVLGLPIPTIRCAAAAASRVILADRHGSQVSYSGLESALSEPDTRVLLFGKEEARPGRRMGVALACGDQRADAQAKADRSAGAVTLQIKD